In the genome of Notamacropus eugenii isolate mMacEug1 chromosome 5, mMacEug1.pri_v2, whole genome shotgun sequence, one region contains:
- the LOC140505343 gene encoding caspase-4-like gives MADKDTKKNPLKAFEILGKNILNNALDDLLEKDILKLEEDEQEEYREAQADAKAEKKARVLLNSLTRKARHVGQAFTESLLTRNEEDDNEKSLPSASAASQAMPAETTGTLKLCSPKDFQRQRKEREAEIYPVKEKEGRTRLALIICNIKFEHLSERTGAELDIERMKILLEELGYSVDVLKNLTSLEMKSALREFADRPEHKSSDSTFVVFMSHGILDRICGKNHESNNPDVLAYDTIFQILNTKNCVNLKDKPKVIIIQACRGVNRGDVWVSDAPEIAEDSQRQPQVFEDDAVRKTHLEKDFITFCSSTPHNVSWRDIQNGSIFITELIHSFQQYSWCYHIEEIFRKVQNAFETPKVKVQMPTIERQSMTRYFYLFPGN, from the exons ATAAAGATACCAAGAAAAATCCACTTAAGGCTTTTGAAATACTGGGAAAGAACATACTCAATAATGCTTTGGATGATTTGCTAGAAAAGGATATACTGAAGTTGGAGGAAGATGAACAAGAGGAGTACCGGGAAGCTCAAGCTGAtgccaaagctgaaaagaaagcTAGGGTCTTGTTAAATTCTTTGACTCGGAAAGCCCGCCATGTAGGACAAGCATTCACTGAAAGCCTGCTTACCAGAAATGAAGAGGATGACAATGAGAAGTCACTACCTTCTG cTTCTGCAGCAAGCCAGGCCATGCCAGCTGAGACCACTGGTACACTCAAGCTTTGTTCTCCAAAAGATTTCCAaaggcagaggaaagagagagaagccgag ATATACCcagtgaaggagaaggaaggccGTACACGATTGGCCCTCATCATCTGCAACATAAAATTTGAACATCTCTCTGAGAGGACCGGGGCTGAACTTGACATTGAAAGGATGAAAATTCTTCTTGAAGAGCTAGGATACAGTGTGGATGTCCTAAAGAACCTCACATCTTTG GAAATGAAGTCGGCCCTGAGAGAGTTTGCTGACCGCCCTGAGCACAAATCATCTGACAGCACTTTTGTTGTGTTCATGTCTCATGGTATTCTTGATAGAATTtgtgggaaaaatcatgagagtAATAATCCAGATGTACTTGCTTATGACACCATATTCCAAATTCTAAACACCAAGAACTGTGTCAATCTGAAAGACAAACCCAAGGTCATCATAATCCAGGCTTGTCGTGGGG TAAACCGTGGGGACGTGTGGGTGAGTGATGCCCCAGAAATTGCTGAAGATAGTCAAAGGCAACCGCAAGTCTTTGAGGACGACGCTGTCCGGAAGACCCATTTAGAGAAGGACTTCATTACTTTCTGCTCCTCAACTCCAC ATAATGTTTCTTGGAGAGACATTCAAAATGGCTCCATCTTCATTACAGAGCTCATCCATTCTTTCCAGCAGTATTCTTGGTGTTACCACATAGAAGAAATTTTCAGAAAG gTTCAGAATGCATTTGAAACTCCAAAAGTTAAGGTGCAAATGCCCACCATTGAAAGACAGTCCATGACAAGATATTTCTACCTCTTTCCAGGCAATTAA